The DNA sequence AGCAGTAGTTTCAGCGTTCTCCACACAATATCTACTGTAATCCCAGTTATTCAGACATACAGTACAATTTGATCCTCCCCAGTTTCCACAATCACTATTAAAAGAAATACCAGGCTCCCCTATCAACGTAGCTTCACTGTCATCATTGGCAGAGCCAAGCCAGACACATATTCTAATTAACCCAGTGTAATCACACTAATTGTATTAAAACAAATGCCTAATCAATACCCTGAACATCTGTTTATCAATCAACTGGTCCGCATAATGAGAGCCTTGACAGAAGGAGGAGGGTGGACAGACGTCTgcttgatgaggaggaggaaaaggaggaggagggtggacaCAGATGTCTGCTTGGGGAAGCAGATTCTGAGGGGAAGCAGATCTGTGATGTGAATATCATCTGCGTAGGAGCCATTTCAGAGTTATGTTCATTCAGGACGTGCAATGGAAAATCTTTTCAAACATTTTTTAACGGATAATAATATCAAGCAAAAATCTATATCGAGCATTGATTATCAACTAGTACAAGCACTTCTATGTTCAAGTATGGTTTGTTTAAGAATGCTGGATTCAATTGTTATCAATAACAATTTCAATAAATACAAAGCCTCTTGGTATAGCATTCCGTTACACCCGACATCTTGCCGACATCTTGTGCAGTAGCATAGCACATTAGAATTGAACGTTTCGAGATGAGAACATTTTGAGATAAAAGATTCCTAAATAGACAGTATTCTTATCTGAAGGTTCTATAGAACTAGAATCTACCAGAGATTCATTTTGAGTCAGTGCTTGTCTGTGGTCCCTTCTCCTGGCTAGGTGTTGTGTCAGTTTGTGCGCCCTTGTTCAAACTAGCCTCCACCTCCTTTGTTCGTGCTTGGTCGTCCTGCTTAACAGTGGGTGTTTGTGTCTCCTCTTTGGAGCTTGGGTTCTCCGGTTTGGGTCCTTCTGTGTCTAGTTTGGGCCCTGTCTGGTCCACTTTGGGCCCTGTCTGGTCCACTTTTGGCCCTGTGTGGTCCACTTTGGGCCCTAGTTTCTCCGCTTCAGGCTCTGTCGTCGTATCCTGTTTTGGAGTAAACATCCATGCGAGGGCGGCGTCAGCCGTGCCGTCCCCACTCTGACGTGAAAAACACAGGAAGGTGGCCCACACGAAGGCACAGCACCCTGTGAAGGTGGTCCGCATGTACAGAGGCACCATGGAAAAGTTCAGGaactaggagagaggggaaagaagagaTGAGGAAGAGTGGGAGGTAGGTGAGAGAGCAAAGTCTTGTTCATTGTACATTTATAAATGTTCATGGGATACAGTAAATATATCATGAAACCATAATGATTGACATTGTTCAAGTTAGTAGTACTGGGTGGATAGGATGTGCGTATGTTCAACGCTTTCATATACACTAAGATATGATTATACAAAGACAGTCATTTACCTGCATGAATGGCCAGAACATGAGTCCAGTCTGCAAGAGAAAAGCATAGCAACCATTACAAGATCAGACTTTGTCCATGTTTTTAGACTTTGGGCTGTTTTTAGACAgctccaggttaggggagggtaggCGGCTGGGAAgttcttgtcccattgcgctctagcgactccttgtgatgggccgggcgcatgcacgctgacttcggtcaccagctgtacggtgtttcctccgacacattggtgcggttggcttccgggttaagcgagcagtgtgtcaagaagcaagtcggcttggcggggtcgtgtttcagaggacgcatggctttcgaccgtcgcctctcccgagtccgtatgggagttgcagcgatgggacaagactgtaactaccaattggataacaCGAAATTGGGGCGAAAAAGGGGTGaaaagtacccccccccccaaaaaaaagaagaaagaaaaaaagaaggggggctgactatatgtgataaagtgaaaatctaACACGCAAATATAGAAAATGCATTTTAGGCTACAGTCAAAGATGGcgtaaacaatttttggacagTTTGTGCAGGATTTCTTGTTGTTGCATGGTTTagatgtttctgcttataatttttgacatttggtaggctatttgttagtcaacttgtctataattagatacattcagcttctcttctgtcattatatgttgccctagaagactgaATAACCCCTTGCTCACCAGAATGTCATAAAtcgatagaatgaatgcttcaatctagaTGACATCAGTAAAGTTTTCTCTGTCATCTTCTTTCACGGAGCAAAGATGTTTAGGGACCGTGGAGAAAATACAATaactcaacaaaaaaaactaaatgGGAAAGATTTcctgtgcaaaatgtccaaatggCATCAGTTTGACTGGTTGTAAGGaaatagaaagctgtgaaaagacccaacatgtttctgataagatttcagaTAGGcttgcatattttatgtggttgaaatactaatATTTTATGACGCCGATAAAGATACCACCTCTACAGATGATATCTAACTGAGCATtctcattctctcaagatgctgaaaaaaatgtatcatatttctccactcctgttcccaaggCAACATTTTGCCTACAGTTGGTGTATTATTTTACTGCCAGAAAGTACTACTCTGCAGTAGTTAATattaaggctatgtgagaggttatcaGTGATGTAAAgtgcttaagtaaaaatacttgaaagtagtACTTATGTAGTTTTTGGGGGCATCTGTACTTtacattactatttatatttttgactactttcacttttacttcactatgTTCCTACAGAAACTACTGTACTTTTTCTCCATAAATTTTCCTTGACACTcaaaagttacattttgaatgcttaccaggacaggaaaattgtcaaattcaagcacttatcaacagaacatccctggtcatccctactgcctctgatctggcggactcactaaatgtaaattatgttggaatgttggagtgtgcctctggctatctgtaaatacatAAAAATAAGAAAATGGTTTGCTTATTAAAAGTATCTGGTTTGCTTATtaaaaggaatttgaaatgatttatacttttattttgatacttaagtatattgctgtaattacatttactttgatacttaagtatattctaaaccaaatacttttaatcaagtaaatatttactcaagtatgacaactgggtactttttcaaccactggaggttatagacctacagtcagccAGATTAAaaaaggcaagtcagttgagaacaaattcttattttcaatgatggcctaggaacagtgccttgttcaggggcagaacgtcaGATGTTTACCTTTttagctcggggattcgagcttgcaacctttcagttactagtccaaggctacctgccgccccgattTCAgcttccatttaacccatctgaacagtaggctacagttcccttgaacTTCCCTATTTAAAGTCGTCTTGTGACTATCGaatttgtatagcgcctcacaatcatcacgcATAACATAGCCGGCactgcgggttatgagtcaacctcCGCATCACTACTGAGTAGTGGCAGGGTTTTTTCCTAACCAACTGACTGACCTGACCAGTAAAACAGGACCCTATAACGGCAGGCATGATTGGAATTTCTCTTCAGACTATCGACTCACCTTATATGTATTCAGGAACTTCTCCCTCCAGTCCTGGAAAATGTCCTCTTTGCCCTCCAAGAAACTCACCCCTAGGGAGAACACAGCTCAGTGTGTTTAGTCAAATATCTACTAGCCTACATTTAGAAACAACAATTGACTTGAATGGCTACTTTATTTTGTTGAAACCAACATTAGTAGGTTTTAAATATCCGAAATGTCATATATGGAGCTCACATTTGTTCGAGTCTTTCACGTGACCTCAGTTAGGCctacatatatacagacagagtGAACTTTGTTCTCGATCGCTCTGACTAACCTGTGTAGAATACACTAGTGGCCAGAGGAGCGGCTGTGGTCTGGTCCAAGAAAAGTTTACGCACAACCATCCTGACCGAATTCCCGGGAAATCTGCGCTCCAAAAACCGCATCCAGAAGAAGTTAAAGTTGCCATGGAAACTGAAAGCGACCACTGACACATTACGCGTGTGCCTCCAGTCTATTTTGTCATTGCGCGAGAACAACTGGTGAACGAAATCCCCACCGGCAAACAGGCAACCGTAGAGGGTTACGTTGGTAAGCCACGGAAACCTTTTGACGTGTTTTATGAATGCCTTTCTCATGTTGTCGACATCAGAATACAGAACCTTGAATAGAATATGACAAATAAAACGAGGTCGATATCAAGCAGTTCATGGATCGGGTCTTCGCCGTCTTCTGTCTGAAAAGACCATTTGGTAtcatctctcactcacacacaggccTATCGCATTTGGAATGTAAcatacatttcaattaaattatatTTTGACAAAATATCAACGAATTTCACAAATAAAGCCTAGGCGAAATGAACGTAAAGCAAGAGCATAATACTTGCGGGAATACAGCAAAGGGGTTTCGTGCGTAAAATCCGAAACGTCAAGTGACACCATAGCGCCGTACTGAATTCTGCATAAAATGGGAACGCCCCCCGTGACGTAAAATCAGAGCAGAAGACGCCATATTCAGGAGGAGCATATTGGCCACTGTATTACAGTCCAGTACACAGATCTCAAGCAGACGATAATTTAAAGATGATATCTTTATTATACAATGAACCTTTATAATAGAATAGGATTTTATCTTAAATGTTATAAAATGCACAAAGCCCAAAATGTGCACTGTGCAAAGCCAACTGAGTTTTTCAATGCTATACAACACCAGTCTCCACTGTAAAATGTGCAGAATACAAATATAGACAGCAGGAACCTTCGTCACCTCCTGTTCCTGAAACAGTCTTTCAAACTCAGCTTTCAGCTCGTACTGCTTCTGCACACCTCTGTCCACCTCTGCTTTCTGCTCGTATTGGTTCTGCATGTCCACCTTTGCTTTCAGCTCATGTAGTTCCTGGTTCTGTTTAGGTCTGCTTTCAGCTCATGTAGTTCCTGGTTCTGTTTAGGTCTGCTTTCAGCTCATGTAGTTCCTGGTTCTGTTTAGGTCTGCTTTCAGCTCATGTAGTTCCTGGTTCTGTTTAGGTCTGCTTTCAGCTCATGTAGTTCCTGGTTCTGTTTAGGTCTGCTTTTAGCTCATGTAGTTCCTGGTTCTGTTTAGGTCTGCTTTCAGCTCATGTAGTTCCTGGTTCTGTTTAGGTCTGCTTTCAGCTCATTTAGTTCCTGGTTCTGTTTAGGTCTGCTTTCAGCTCATTTAGTTTCTGGTTCTGTTTAGTTCTGCTTTCAGCTCATGTAGTTCCTGGTTCTGTTTAGGTCTGCTTTCAGCTCATTTAGTTCCTGGTTCTGTTTAGGTCTGCTTTCAGCTCATTTAGTTTCTGGTTCTGTTTAGGTCTGCTTTCAGCTCATGTAGTTCCTGGTTCTGTTTAGGTCTGCTTTCAGCTCATGTAGTT is a window from the Salvelinus fontinalis isolate EN_2023a unplaced genomic scaffold, ASM2944872v1 scaffold_0701, whole genome shotgun sequence genome containing:
- the LOC129847092 gene encoding mpv17-like protein gives rise to the protein MRKAFIKHVKRFPWLTNVTLYGCLFAGGDFVHQLFSRNDKIDWRHTRNVSVVAFSFHGNFNFFWMRFLERRFPGNSVRMVVRKLFLDQTTAAPLATSVFYTGVSFLEGKEDIFQDWREKFLNTYKTGLMFWPFMQFLNFSMVPLYMRTTFTGCCAFVWATFLCFSRQSGDGTADAALAWMFTPKQDTTTEPEAEKLGPKVDHTGPKVDQTGPKVDQTGPKLDTEGPKPENPSSKEETQTPTVKQDDQARTKEVEASLNKGAQTDTTPSQEKGPQTSTDSK